From a single Elusimicrobiota bacterium genomic region:
- a CDS encoding methyltransferase domain-containing protein: MEYTKCNICDSGESVVLIDGDYKYVRCKQCGLVYKNPRVPEEEWISSLKESARENAGEIFLEAEKELFADIISKIDKKRAPAAVNIKLLDIGCGYGAFLALARLRKGWDVAGTEMGIQAANFVRNVYGVNVYQKNIQDMNIRDKEYDIVTLFGVLDFFYDPVNELVEIKRIIKADGLLVMRLNNGLWHLNLTRFAWPLVFLKLFPAVLHLYVFTPKSVKKMLEKAGFESIEIYNSKFTKGDIYGTGGPLGRPFVSTAKELMYLLSQFIYYISLKNIVIAPTMVVIARRRV; encoded by the coding sequence GTGGAATATACAAAGTGTAATATCTGCGATTCTGGTGAATCCGTTGTTCTAATTGACGGTGATTACAAATATGTTCGTTGCAAACAATGCGGGCTTGTTTATAAGAATCCGAGGGTTCCAGAAGAAGAATGGATAAGTTCCCTCAAAGAATCAGCCAGGGAAAATGCGGGAGAAATATTTCTGGAAGCGGAAAAAGAGCTTTTTGCCGATATTATTTCAAAAATTGACAAAAAGCGCGCCCCTGCGGCGGTGAATATTAAATTGCTTGACATAGGCTGTGGTTATGGAGCTTTTCTTGCCTTAGCCCGCCTGCGGAAAGGGTGGGATGTGGCGGGAACCGAGATGGGTATTCAGGCCGCTAATTTTGTGCGTAATGTTTATGGAGTTAACGTTTACCAGAAAAATATACAGGATATGAATATTCGTGACAAGGAGTATGATATAGTTACATTATTTGGCGTGCTTGATTTTTTTTACGACCCTGTAAACGAACTTGTTGAAATTAAAAGGATAATAAAGGCAGATGGTTTGCTGGTAATGAGGTTAAATAACGGTTTGTGGCATCTCAATCTGACCAGGTTTGCCTGGCCGCTGGTTTTTCTAAAACTCTTTCCAGCTGTCCTTCATTTGTATGTTTTTACGCCAAAATCAGTAAAAAAGATGTTAGAGAAAGCTGGTTTTGAAAGTATTGAAATATATAATTCAAAATTCACTAAAGGGGATATTTACGGTACTGGTGGCCCCCTTGGAAGGCCATTTGTTTCAACAGCAAAAGAATTGATGTATTTGCTGTCTCAATTTATATATTATATTTCTCTAAAAAATATTGTCATTGCGCCAACGATGGTCGTTATCGCAAGAAGAAGGGTATAA
- a CDS encoding class I SAM-dependent methyltransferase, with amino-acid sequence PLPEQASLTECYQEEYFKPWISKLQEPRLKFFVKRWEKIEKPALAAKGKILDVGCGPGEFLSFAKKDGWETFGTEISAFAAAHAAKKFGLNVFTGDLREAKFPDNNFDVVTIWHVLEHMPDPSAVLKEINRIIKPSGVLVIAVPNLNNYIYMLAYTVFKLKKLKLFVMGEREIHVSFFTSKTLRNLLDKTGFKIIKETVDKGRSFWAERVIDYASGIVFNLTRKNYGIALEFHAMKKEES; translated from the coding sequence CCTCTGCCCGAGCAGGCATCGCTGACTGAGTGCTACCAAGAAGAATATTTCAAACCCTGGATTTCAAAACTTCAGGAACCGCGCCTTAAATTTTTTGTAAAACGCTGGGAAAAAATAGAAAAACCTGCGCTAGCAGCAAAGGGGAAAATACTTGATGTCGGCTGCGGGCCGGGTGAGTTCTTAAGTTTCGCAAAAAAAGACGGGTGGGAAACTTTCGGTACTGAAATATCCGCTTTTGCCGCGGCGCATGCAGCTAAAAAGTTCGGATTAAATGTTTTTACCGGGGATTTGCGGGAAGCGAAATTCCCTGACAATAATTTTGATGTCGTAACTATCTGGCATGTGCTGGAACATATGCCGGACCCCAGCGCTGTATTAAAGGAAATCAACCGGATTATTAAACCTTCGGGAGTATTGGTTATCGCGGTCCCGAATTTAAACAACTATATCTACATGCTGGCTTATACAGTGTTTAAGCTAAAAAAATTGAAGCTTTTTGTAATGGGAGAAAGAGAAATACATGTCAGTTTTTTTACTTCAAAAACTTTAAGAAACTTATTAGATAAAACCGGATTTAAAATAATAAAAGAAACGGTTGATAAGGGGCGTTCTTTCTGGGCCGAAAGAGTAATTGATTATGCCTCCGGAATAGTATTTAACCTTACCAGGAAGAATTATGGCATTGCTTTAGAATTTCATGCAATGAAAAAGGAGGAATCTTGA
- a CDS encoding glycosyltransferase family 4 protein, which translates to MRIGIDCRELTGRLTGISRILINLLRYISENDSPNEFVLFGNQKTKFDYDFLKNAKFDKKVINSNIAFLWDQFQLKNALVENKVDLFYSPYYKMPVFTKIPSIISLLDLTYFVVEPYSNKLFYNMYLKFLIKMVSGKAKKVITCSEYSKRDIVNILGIPEQKIEVIYLGISERFQPAGQNEITSLKSRYNLEKKYILYTGNKNEHKNLNRLVSAFNLLPDDMKSRYHLVLAGVDQHHYKVDGVKALGHINDDDLPILYSGAHLLVIPSLYEGFGLPALEAMACGCPVISSNTSSMPEIFGSAPLYFNPFSTLDIKNRMVEVLDNEALASEMRQKGFERVKIFTIENMSKKFIKVFEG; encoded by the coding sequence TTGAGGATTGGGATTGATTGCAGGGAACTCACAGGCAGACTTACGGGCATAAGCCGGATATTGATTAATTTGCTCCGCTACATTTCCGAAAATGACAGTCCTAATGAATTTGTCCTTTTTGGGAATCAAAAGACGAAATTTGACTATGATTTCCTTAAGAATGCGAAGTTCGATAAAAAAGTAATAAATAGCAATATAGCCTTCCTGTGGGACCAGTTCCAGCTCAAAAATGCCCTGGTTGAAAATAAAGTTGATTTGTTTTATTCTCCTTACTATAAAATGCCGGTGTTTACAAAAATACCTTCAATAATTTCTTTGCTGGATTTAACCTATTTTGTCGTAGAACCTTATAGTAACAAACTTTTTTATAATATGTATCTTAAATTTCTTATAAAAATGGTTTCCGGGAAAGCGAAAAAAGTAATCACCTGCTCAGAATACTCAAAAAGGGATATAGTCAATATTTTGGGAATCCCCGAACAGAAAATTGAAGTAATTTACCTGGGAATAAGCGAAAGGTTTCAACCGGCGGGCCAAAATGAGATTACATCATTAAAAAGCAGATATAACTTAGAAAAAAAATACATACTTTACACTGGCAATAAAAATGAGCATAAGAACCTTAATCGTTTGGTTTCAGCTTTTAATTTACTGCCGGATGATATGAAGAGCCGGTACCATCTTGTCCTGGCTGGAGTGGACCAGCATCATTACAAAGTTGACGGTGTTAAAGCTTTAGGGCATATAAACGATGACGACCTTCCTATTCTCTATAGCGGAGCTCACTTGCTGGTAATTCCTTCCTTATACGAAGGTTTTGGCCTGCCAGCATTAGAAGCCATGGCTTGCGGCTGCCCAGTGATAAGTTCTAATACTTCATCCATGCCTGAGATATTCGGTTCTGCGCCGCTTTATTTCAATCCGTTCAGCACGCTGGATATAAAAAACAGAATGGTGGAAGTATTAGACAATGAGGCATTAGCTTCGGAAATGAGGCAAAAAGGTTTTGAACGCGTGAAAATATTTACAATCGAAAACATGTCAAAAAAATTCATCAAGGTATTTGAAGGCTAA
- a CDS encoding glycosyltransferase family 4 protein — translation MKKMNILMVSDIIFEDEKAGSGRVVTEISKGLQKKGHQVTIITRGRPGLPEKEENEGRNIVRYPFFSGNLVKTIIAGLFQTRKMLDSLIYRESFDIVNYNHPQSSMIVNRIKSISAIPKVYTFFSPWHKEYEVRAKSKGKNGIYSKTNSLIRKKIERRMIKACEKVIALSNYSIEQLKEYHNIGKAETVLIPGGIDTERFKPGQDKKLQRKMLGLPEDKKILFTVRNLEPRMGLDNLIEALKIVTKKRNNVLLIIGGAGSLEKKLKQMASEFSLEQNVKFIGLVNDEQLPLYYQAADYFILPTAELEGFGLVTLEALSCGTPVLATDVGATRELITGSEYLFKSPQPRDLAIKILEYLDISEERSKQISNESRTHVLNNYSWDKAADSYEKVLYEVIGKQEK, via the coding sequence TTGAAAAAAATGAATATACTTATGGTTTCAGATATTATTTTCGAAGATGAAAAGGCAGGTTCCGGGAGAGTGGTAACTGAAATTTCAAAAGGGCTTCAGAAAAAAGGCCACCAAGTTACCATTATTACCAGGGGCAGGCCCGGGTTGCCTGAAAAGGAAGAAAATGAAGGTAGAAATATTGTAAGGTATCCGTTTTTCAGCGGAAACCTCGTTAAAACTATTATTGCAGGTTTATTCCAAACAAGAAAGATGCTGGACAGCCTGATATATAGAGAATCTTTCGATATTGTAAATTATAATCATCCTCAATCATCCATGATCGTAAACCGTATAAAAAGTATTTCCGCAATCCCCAAAGTATATACTTTCTTTTCACCCTGGCATAAAGAATATGAGGTAAGAGCGAAGTCAAAGGGCAAAAATGGCATTTATAGTAAAACAAATTCCTTAATAAGAAAAAAAATAGAGAGAAGAATGATTAAAGCCTGCGAAAAAGTAATAGCGCTGAGCAATTACAGTATCGAGCAACTGAAAGAATATCACAATATTGGAAAGGCCGAAACGGTACTTATTCCAGGCGGTATAGATACGGAAAGATTTAAACCTGGGCAAGACAAGAAGCTGCAGCGGAAAATGCTGGGCCTGCCGGAAGATAAAAAAATATTATTTACAGTGCGTAATTTAGAGCCCAGAATGGGACTGGATAATTTAATAGAAGCGTTGAAAATTGTCACAAAAAAGCGTAATAACGTTCTTCTGATTATAGGAGGCGCAGGTTCCTTGGAAAAAAAGCTTAAACAAATGGCCTCTGAATTTTCGCTTGAACAAAACGTGAAGTTTATCGGATTAGTAAATGATGAACAACTTCCTTTATATTACCAGGCGGCAGACTATTTTATTCTTCCTACAGCCGAGCTTGAAGGTTTTGGCCTGGTTACACTTGAGGCGCTTTCCTGCGGTACACCGGTTCTTGCGACTGATGTCGGTGCTACCAGGGAGTTAATAACCGGCAGTGAGTATTTGTTTAAGTCTCCGCAACCCCGTGATCTGGCAATAAAAATTCTCGAGTACTTGGATATATCTGAAGAAAGAAGTAAACAAATCAGTAATGAGAGCAGAACCCATGTTTTAAATAATTATTCGTGGGATAAAGCGGCTGATAGTTATGAAAAAGTGCTGTATGAAGTAATCGGCAAACAGGAGAAATAG
- the asnB gene encoding asparagine synthase (glutamine-hydrolyzing), with the protein MCGICGFTNLRDNELLHKMAGLLEHRGPDGEGFYTSQENEVSLAMRRLAIIDLNTGGQPIFNEDKTVVVVFNGEIYNFKGLRDELRLKGHVFKTQTDTEVIVHAYEEYGEACVKHFAGMFAIALWDVKNKKLFIARDRLGIKPLFYSVKNGKLYFSSEINSLSAGPEISKGINLRSFDKYLTFLYCPAPETFYEDIKQLPAGCTMVFQNKQVSINKYWKIDFEKAEHKTEKHYIDQIDELLNTIIKEHLISDVPTGIFLSGGRDSSTITAIAAKNSNIPINTFSLGFLPPDDSFNELDKSKAIAQYLKTNHTQTIINSESGLLLDTVTKHFGQPFADSSALVTYLISKISREKLTVALTGIGGDELFCGYPRYQGMKLAQYLPKINIPVELISSIAESYASNNSAGRVKRFLYGMRCNERDRYLSYTSYFKQEEKNELYTDKFVDYLGSEDSFAVHKKYYDSCYSNDLVDKIMRLDIKTYLVDDLLFMADTMSMANSLELRVPMCDHRLVEYMAKIPAKLRMKGFTQKYLLKKLMQRYIPETIINQKKQGFMAPLARWLTDALRTQVESFVNKKEFKNYLNYAYIEKIWNDHKNGRKNYSDQLWSFLVFEKWRDSHNIKMPDLSVKIKPVKKISNPYDFKKILLINVAGIGDFIESIGAIKSIREACPDSVISLLVSSKVFNYAKDCPYVDKVYELPVKHSRGFSVENWNEIIRFLKSLGRLRKNRFDLAVNFSEISSWFGALRMALLLKYAGITQSLGRNTQNRGLFFTRRINDFREYKYNQFHYFNRITELLSTNFKQEKPRLWQSSEDVKKVDGLLKDWNIKLDKPIILINPGSDRLTRRWETEGFAKAADYFAKKYSANIIFLGSLTEKEIAEAIIKKMNTQAILTAGLLNIGQLINLVSRANLLLTTNSAAMHIAGIEGIPFVAVAGSGDPWRDVPSGNEDKMKLLWKKIKCNPCYYWECPKKAYMHCMKIITPEEVIKEAEKFMVNMGY; encoded by the coding sequence ATGTGCGGAATTTGCGGATTTACCAATTTAAGAGATAATGAACTGCTTCATAAAATGGCTGGCCTTCTGGAACACCGCGGGCCGGATGGCGAGGGTTTCTACACAAGCCAGGAAAATGAAGTCAGCCTGGCAATGCGCCGCCTGGCTATTATTGACCTCAATACAGGAGGTCAGCCTATCTTTAATGAAGATAAAACAGTGGTGGTTGTTTTTAACGGCGAAATATACAATTTCAAAGGCTTAAGGGATGAGCTTCGTTTAAAAGGCCATGTTTTTAAAACTCAAACTGACACAGAAGTAATAGTCCATGCCTATGAAGAATATGGCGAAGCTTGCGTGAAGCATTTCGCCGGCATGTTTGCGATAGCTCTTTGGGACGTGAAAAACAAAAAGCTTTTTATCGCGCGCGACCGGTTAGGAATAAAACCTCTTTTTTATTCGGTAAAAAACGGGAAACTGTATTTTTCTTCTGAAATTAATTCGTTATCAGCGGGCCCTGAAATTTCAAAAGGTATAAACCTGCGTTCTTTTGACAAATATCTTACTTTCCTTTATTGCCCCGCCCCAGAAACATTTTATGAAGATATTAAACAATTGCCCGCTGGTTGTACTATGGTATTTCAAAATAAACAGGTAAGTATTAACAAGTACTGGAAAATAGATTTTGAAAAAGCAGAACATAAAACCGAGAAACACTATATTGATCAAATAGACGAATTATTAAATACAATCATCAAAGAACACCTGATAAGCGACGTTCCGACAGGCATTTTTCTGTCCGGAGGCCGGGATTCAAGCACCATTACAGCAATCGCAGCAAAAAATTCAAATATTCCTATTAATACATTCAGCCTCGGTTTTCTGCCTCCTGATGATTCATTTAACGAGCTTGACAAATCGAAAGCAATAGCCCAATACCTTAAAACAAATCACACACAAACTATTATTAATTCTGAATCAGGATTATTGCTGGATACTGTAACAAAACATTTTGGGCAGCCCTTTGCAGATTCTTCTGCGTTAGTGACTTACCTGATATCAAAAATAAGCAGGGAAAAACTTACCGTAGCCCTTACGGGCATAGGCGGTGATGAACTGTTTTGCGGGTACCCAAGATACCAGGGCATGAAACTGGCCCAGTACCTGCCGAAAATTAATATACCCGTAGAACTTATAAGCTCAATAGCTGAATCCTATGCATCAAACAATTCTGCCGGCAGGGTAAAAAGGTTCTTGTATGGAATGAGATGTAATGAGCGGGACCGGTATCTTTCCTATACATCATATTTCAAGCAGGAAGAAAAAAATGAATTATATACCGATAAATTTGTAGATTACCTGGGCAGCGAAGATAGTTTTGCAGTACATAAAAAATATTATGATTCATGTTATTCGAATGATTTGGTTGACAAAATAATGCGTCTGGATATTAAAACTTACCTGGTTGATGACCTGCTCTTTATGGCTGATACCATGAGCATGGCTAATTCACTGGAGTTACGCGTGCCGATGTGCGATCACCGCTTGGTAGAATATATGGCTAAAATTCCCGCAAAATTAAGAATGAAGGGTTTTACACAGAAGTACCTGCTTAAAAAACTTATGCAAAGGTATATTCCGGAAACAATTATCAATCAGAAAAAACAGGGTTTTATGGCCCCTCTGGCCAGATGGCTGACAGATGCTCTTAGGACTCAGGTTGAAAGCTTTGTCAATAAAAAAGAGTTTAAGAATTACCTCAATTACGCTTATATAGAGAAAATTTGGAATGACCATAAAAACGGCAGAAAGAATTATTCCGACCAGCTATGGAGTTTTCTTGTTTTTGAAAAATGGCGTGACAGCCATAATATAAAAATGCCGGATTTATCAGTTAAAATAAAGCCAGTTAAAAAAATTAGTAATCCTTACGATTTTAAAAAGATATTATTGATTAACGTTGCCGGTATCGGAGATTTTATAGAATCAATCGGAGCCATAAAATCAATCAGGGAAGCATGTCCTGATTCAGTGATTTCTTTATTGGTTTCATCCAAAGTTTTTAATTATGCAAAGGATTGCCCTTATGTTGATAAAGTGTATGAATTACCCGTCAAACACAGCCGGGGGTTTTCAGTGGAAAATTGGAATGAAATAATAAGATTCCTAAAAAGTTTAGGCCGTTTGCGCAAAAACAGGTTTGATTTGGCAGTTAATTTTTCTGAGATTAGTTCCTGGTTTGGCGCATTAAGGATGGCTTTGCTTCTAAAATATGCAGGAATAACTCAGAGCCTGGGCCGTAATACTCAAAATAGAGGCCTGTTTTTTACGAGACGGATAAATGATTTCAGGGAATACAAATATAACCAATTCCATTATTTTAACCGTATTACTGAATTACTCAGTACGAATTTTAAGCAGGAAAAGCCCAGATTATGGCAAAGCAGTGAAGATGTAAAGAAAGTTGATGGTCTTCTCAAAGATTGGAATATTAAACTGGATAAGCCCATAATTTTAATAAATCCCGGGTCAGACCGGCTCACCAGGCGCTGGGAAACTGAAGGGTTTGCAAAAGCAGCCGACTATTTCGCTAAGAAATATTCTGCAAATATAATATTTTTGGGCAGCCTAACTGAAAAAGAAATAGCTGAAGCTATAATTAAAAAAATGAACACGCAGGCAATTCTTACGGCTGGGTTATTGAATATTGGCCAGCTTATAAATTTAGTATCTAGGGCGAATCTGCTTCTAACGACAAATAGCGCGGCAATGCATATTGCCGGGATAGAGGGAATACCCTTTGTCGCGGTTGCGGGTTCAGGCGACCCCTGGCGTGACGTTCCTTCCGGCAATGAAGATAAGATGAAATTATTGTGGAAAAAGATAAAGTGTAACCCATGTTACTACTGGGAATGCCCAAAAAAAGCTTATATGCATTGCATGAAAATAATAACACCGGAAGAAGTTATAAAGGAAGCAGAAAAGTTTATGGTAAACATGGGGTATTAG